Proteins co-encoded in one Candidatus Moraniibacteriota bacterium genomic window:
- a CDS encoding glycosyltransferase family 1 protein, which yields MNIIVIIEKRNDAIGTYNRYLVHELRNIPNANINVFEINNKVFKNKILNIFLEIFNSWRLFLKLRKLKNNALLFTNPKSISANICYLLKNKKYAIIHHLENNPAYYKIFPMKSLLSCFDRVICISKFSRSQVLSIGISVKKISVVYNGLDHKIFKPILEKNENFQEKYILSIGSEIPRKNMANIIKTFSLLKKDFKNLKLLKIGLAEKKYRQKTLSIIRNLDLKNDVVFINYVEEKKLPMFYSNAELLLFPSLMEGFGFPIVEAMACGCPVVTSNLNPMKELTQNTQILINPLNPNEIYEKCKEILNDSEKKIKMKKEGIKIAQNFDWKITARKIYDIVTRN from the coding sequence ATGAATATAATCGTAATTATAGAAAAAAGAAATGATGCTATTGGTACATATAATAGATATCTTGTACATGAGTTACGTAATATCCCTAACGCTAATATAAATGTTTTTGAGATAAATAACAAAGTATTTAAAAATAAAATCTTAAATATTTTTTTAGAGATTTTTAATTCATGGAGGCTTTTTTTAAAATTAAGAAAATTAAAAAATAATGCACTTTTATTTACAAATCCAAAATCAATAAGTGCAAATATATGTTATCTATTAAAAAATAAAAAATACGCTATAATTCACCACCTAGAAAATAATCCGGCTTATTATAAAATATTTCCCATGAAGAGTTTACTTTCATGTTTCGACAGGGTTATTTGCATATCTAAATTTTCACGAAGCCAAGTATTATCCATAGGAATAAGTGTGAAAAAAATCAGCGTTGTTTATAATGGTTTAGATCACAAAATATTTAAACCAATATTGGAAAAAAATGAAAATTTTCAAGAAAAATATATTTTATCTATAGGATCAGAGATTCCAAGAAAAAATATGGCGAATATAATAAAGACATTCTCTTTGCTAAAAAAAGATTTTAAGAATCTTAAATTGCTAAAAATAGGACTAGCTGAAAAAAAATACAGACAAAAAACTCTTTCAATAATTAGAAATCTGGATTTAAAAAATGATGTAGTTTTTATAAACTATGTAGAAGAAAAAAAATTGCCAATGTTTTACTCAAACGCAGAACTTCTTCTTTTTCCTTCCCTAATGGAGGGATTTGGCTTTCCTATAGTTGAGGCAATGGCTTGCGGATGTCCTGTTGTTACATCAAATTTAAATCCAATGAAAGAACTAACTCAAAATACTCAAATTTTAATAAATCCACTTAATCCAAATGAAATTTATGAAAAATGTAAAGAAATATTAAATGATTCAGAAAAAAAAATAAAGATGAAGAAAGAAGGCATTAAAATTGCACAAAATTTTGATTGGAAAATTACAGCAAGAAAAATATATGATATAGTTACAAGAAACTGA